In one Diabrotica virgifera virgifera chromosome 5, PGI_DIABVI_V3a genomic region, the following are encoded:
- the LOC114327853 gene encoding protein spindle-F isoform X2, with protein sequence MDESVGAQYAIQIAVHTLRDRCKSLQQRLQHLEEENVILRTRSLRKEDTEISISELDKVRVQLTEVTEQKDQLNERVKMVTTENQELWNKLGKLIKVNKNLNEQFNKINETLNQHTSPPTLLRSKTFTQSTPLVKHSPHKTLEIDDNISMELENISLKLTDSFSKQKMELEKMCIDINDMQCTENEIITDEFGFNFEENMDEGICDEMNLVLDSLKQLKEEVLMQKDALLKSVKQMEMLRKQKFSCKNCDKRKNTNVEQATSTDDIPRLSVDTQTQTTVKEERSPPPRQPNKIEKICPVCRQQFEDEVKFEIFEDHVNSHFHLDNVFISSPHPTFCD encoded by the exons ATGGACGAATCAGTTGGTGCTCAATATGCGATTCAAATAGCAGTTCATACACTAAGGGACAGATGCAAAAGCTTGCAACAAAGACTGCAACATCTAGAGGAAGAAAATGTAATACTTCGAACCAGATCTCTCCGAAAAGAGGACACCGAAATCTCAATATCAGAATTAGATAAAGTTAGAGTGCAGTTAACTGAAGTAACAGAACAAAAGGACCAATTAAATGAACGTGTAAAAATGGTGACAACCGAGAATCAAGAGCTGTGGAATAAACTAGGAAAgttaataaaagtaaataaaaatttaaacgaacaatttaacaaaataaatgaaactctTAACCAACATACCAGTCCTCCAACATTATTAAG ATCCAAAACCTTCACACAAAGTACACCATTAGTAAAGCACTCTCCACACAAAACATTGGAAATCGACGATAATATTAGTATGGAACTAGAAAACATATCTTTAAAACTAACAGACAGCTTTTCCAAACAAAAAATGGAACTTGAAAAAATGTGTATAGACATCAATGATATGCAATGCACAGAAAATGAGATTATTACAGATGagtttggttttaattttgaagaaaatatGGATGAGGGTATATGTGATGAAATGAACTTAGTATTAGATTCGTTAAAACAGCTAAAAGAAGAAGTTTTAATGCAGAAAGATGCTTTACTGAAAAGTGTCAAACAAATGGAAATGTTAAGGAAAC aaaagtttTCCTGCAAGAACTGTGATAAAAGAAAAAACACTAATGTCGAACAGGCAACGTCCACTGACGACATCCCTAGACTAAGTGTTGATACTCAGACTCAAACAACCGTCAAAGAAGAACGCTCACCACCACCGAGGCAACCAAATAAAATCGAGAAAATTTGCCCTGTTTGTAGGCAACAGTTTGAGGACGAagtgaaatttgaaatttttgaagaCCATGTCAATAGCCATTTTCATCTTGAC
- the LOC114327853 gene encoding protein spindle-F isoform X1, whose product MDESVGAQYAIQIAVHTLRDRCKSLQQRLQHLEEENVILRTRSLRKEDTEISISELDKVRVQLTEVTEQKDQLNERVKMVTTENQELWNKLGKLIKVNKNLNEQFNKINETLNQHTSPPTLLRSKTFTQSTPLVKHSPHKTLEIDDNISMELENISLKLTDSFSKQKMELEKMCIDINDMQCTENEIITDEFGFNFEENMDEGICDEMNLVLDSLKQLKEEVLMQKDALLKSVKQMEMLRKQKFSCKNCDKRKNTNVEQATSTDDIPRLSVDTQTQTTVKEERSPPPRQPNKIEKICPVCRQQFEDEVKFEIFEDHVNSHFHLDDASHNGDQNKVSCVLQ is encoded by the exons ATGGACGAATCAGTTGGTGCTCAATATGCGATTCAAATAGCAGTTCATACACTAAGGGACAGATGCAAAAGCTTGCAACAAAGACTGCAACATCTAGAGGAAGAAAATGTAATACTTCGAACCAGATCTCTCCGAAAAGAGGACACCGAAATCTCAATATCAGAATTAGATAAAGTTAGAGTGCAGTTAACTGAAGTAACAGAACAAAAGGACCAATTAAATGAACGTGTAAAAATGGTGACAACCGAGAATCAAGAGCTGTGGAATAAACTAGGAAAgttaataaaagtaaataaaaatttaaacgaacaatttaacaaaataaatgaaactctTAACCAACATACCAGTCCTCCAACATTATTAAG ATCCAAAACCTTCACACAAAGTACACCATTAGTAAAGCACTCTCCACACAAAACATTGGAAATCGACGATAATATTAGTATGGAACTAGAAAACATATCTTTAAAACTAACAGACAGCTTTTCCAAACAAAAAATGGAACTTGAAAAAATGTGTATAGACATCAATGATATGCAATGCACAGAAAATGAGATTATTACAGATGagtttggttttaattttgaagaaaatatGGATGAGGGTATATGTGATGAAATGAACTTAGTATTAGATTCGTTAAAACAGCTAAAAGAAGAAGTTTTAATGCAGAAAGATGCTTTACTGAAAAGTGTCAAACAAATGGAAATGTTAAGGAAAC aaaagtttTCCTGCAAGAACTGTGATAAAAGAAAAAACACTAATGTCGAACAGGCAACGTCCACTGACGACATCCCTAGACTAAGTGTTGATACTCAGACTCAAACAACCGTCAAAGAAGAACGCTCACCACCACCGAGGCAACCAAATAAAATCGAGAAAATTTGCCCTGTTTGTAGGCAACAGTTTGAGGACGAagtgaaatttgaaatttttgaagaCCATGTCAATAGCCATTTTCATCTTGAC